A part of Brassica rapa cultivar Chiifu-401-42 chromosome A05, CAAS_Brap_v3.01, whole genome shotgun sequence genomic DNA contains:
- the LOC103866814 gene encoding E3 ubiquitin-protein ligase EL5, producing the protein MFLESVIRFSQLIGESLIIATVVVFSLRLFLRLACFLASRPWRRYRTFTIRRRRWGKRTAEEDDSSPYCSICLQDAAEGEKMRRLTACSHCFHAGCIDPWLEKRSTCPLCRAQVPPVPTGNPLLALIVPPGVIELFTKGTFASDA; encoded by the coding sequence ATGTTTCTCGAGTCTGTGATTAGATTCTCCCAGTTGATCGGCGAATCCCTCATTATCGCCACCGTCGTCGTCTTCTCTCTCCGTCTCTTCCTCAGACTCGCTTGTTTCCTCGCTAGCCGTCCGTGGCGTCGCTACCGTACATTCACCATTCGCCGCCGGAGATGGGGGAAGAGAACGGCGGAGGAAGATGACTCGTCGCCGTACTGTTCTATTTGCCTTCAAGATGCGGCCGAGGGAGAGAAGATGAGGCGGTTAACGGCGTGCAGCCACTGTTTCCACGCCGGCTGCATCGACCCGTGGCTGGAGAAACGGTCCACGTGTCCTCTGTGCAGAGCTCAAGTCCCGCCGGTGCCGACGGGAAACCCTCTGCTTGCGTTGATTGTTCCTCCCGGCGTGATTGAGTTATTCACGAAAGGAACCTTCGCCTCCGATGCGTAG
- the LOC103866813 gene encoding sister chromatid cohesion protein DCC1, whose amino-acid sequence MEESGSSGGAEAVINLGLGSSVPISYHPCFGPHDNLLLLEADDNLVSDIFNGRVTLRGLPDEDAVLCTKSKTYAIKFVGNSNSMFLIPPSNSPGFIQDDAHGKVSVIKLAPGNMELVEVSPKLDKLKQLLLESPFGPGEVDAMMDDDDDGSEKNRVLYTWSDLVNIIQASDEELLKGLESLSAIEIDGYWRVIDESYLDMILRMLLNNCVLNSWSFDDLDKEEVVSSLVADEFPTQLAGHCLRVFGSEVKGTNKWKLEPRLVCLHFARQVLREEKMRVERFMEEWKKKIPEGMEEKFEMLEGEVLTERIGIETRVYTFSVRSLPSTPAERFAVLFKHRPKWEWKDLEPYLRDLQVPRLSMEGLLLKYTRRAQSRPDAEPIFSAR is encoded by the exons ATGGAAGAAAGTGGGAGCAGTGGAGGAGCCGAAGCAGTGATTAATCTGGGACTCGGATCGTCGGTGCCGATTTCGTATCACCCGTGCTTTGGACCTCACgataatcttcttcttctcgaaGCTGACGACAATCTCGTCTCAGATATCTTCAATGGAAG GGTAACATTGAGAGGACTTCCTGATGAGGACGCTGTTCTCTGCACCAAGTCCAAGACTTACGCAATCAAGTTTGTTGGCAACTCTAACTCCATGTTCCTTATCCCTCCTTCAAACTCCCCTGGCTTCATCCAAGACGATGCACATGGAAAAGTATCTGTCATCAAACTTGCTCCTGGTAACATGGAGCTTGTTGAGGTTTCTCCCAAACTCGACAAACTCAAGCAGCTTCTCTTGGAAAGCCCTTTTGGTCCTGGTGAAGTAGATGCCAtgatggatgatgatgatgatgggtCAGAGAAGAATAGAGTTTTGTACACATGGAGTGATTTGGTTAACATTATTCAAGCGAGCGATGAGGAGTTACTCAAAGGGTTGGAGAGTCTTTCCGCTATTGAGATTGATGGTTACTGGAGGGTTATAGACGAGAGTTACCTAGACATGATTCTGAGAATGCTTCTTAACAACTGTGTGCTGAACAGTTGGTCTTTTGATGATCTAGACAAAGAGGAAGTTGTGAGTTCGTTGGTAGCTGACGAGTTCCCTACCCAACTCGCGGGGCACTGCTTGCGCGTGTTTGGCTCTGAGGTGAAGGGGACTAACAAGTGGAAGCTGGAGCCGAGGCTTGTGTGCTTGCACTTCGCTAGACAGGTGCTGAGAGAGGAGAAGATGAGGGTAGAGAGGTTTATGGaagagtggaagaagaagatacCAGAAGGGATGGAAGAGAAGTTCGAGATGCTTGAAGGCGAGGTTTTAACGGAGAGGATTGGGATTGAGACAAGGGTTTACACGTTTAGCGTTAGGTCTCTGCCGTCAACTCCAGCTGAACGGTTCGCTGTGCTGTTTAAACATAGACCGAAGTGGGAGTGGAAAGACTTGGAGCCTTACTTAAG ggATCTTCAAGTTCCTAGACTTTCTATGGAAGGTTTGCTTCTGAAGTACACACGCAGAGCACAGTCTAGACCTGATGCAGAACCTATCTTTAGTGCAAGGTAG
- the LOC103866815 gene encoding uncharacterized protein LOC103866815, producing the protein MRCKRHIVDFSSSIGVCASCLRERLFSLAASTAASERISPPPRPLVFPRSVSPYVSARKSDAGRASSKNRFFPTPQVTSTAGGGGGGGSSEKVFDSGRSYKKKQSRLSRFSSLFRSRSDEFQDPFVASTSSTSRSWLSKVLSVRSKKPSPNDTCYIEDLIASESSHRPRQRYCRGMSPATVDYDDIEETPERVKRTPAAAAAMGTPGRRKTAMIGTGMGFCLSPLVRAKPSNWKGKLPPEFGYATTGEMKSPARPHISTAASFCANRSKKLVDLGRVDPRR; encoded by the coding sequence ATGAGGTGTAAGAGACATATAGTTGATTTCAGCAGCAGCATCGGCGTTTGCGCTTCTTGCCTCCGTGAACGTCTCTTTTCCCTCGCCGCTTCAACCGCCGCGTCAGAAAGGatctctcctcctcctcgtccTCTGGTGTTCCCTCGCTCTGTTTCTCCTTACGTCTCCGCTAGAAAATCCGACGCCGGAAGAGCTTCTTCTAAAAACAGATTCTTCCCAACGCCGCAAGTCACCTCCACCGccggcggcggaggaggaggaggatcgtCGGAAAAAGTCTTCGACTCCGGCAGATCGTATAAGAAGAAACAGAGCAGGCTATCTCGGTTCTCTAGCTTATTCAGGTCAAGATCCGACGAGTTTCAAGACCCCTTCGTCGCGTCGACGTCGTCCACGTCGCGTTCTTGGCTCTCGAAGGTTCTCTCCGTCCGATCGAAAAAGCCGTCACCCAACGACACGTGCTACATCGAGGATTTGATCGCCTCCGAGTCAAGCCACCGACCGAGGCAGAGATACTGCAGAGGAATGTCACCCGCGACGGTGGATTACGACGACATCGAGGAAACTCCCGAGAGAGTGAAAAGAACGCCGGCGGCTGCGGCGGCGATGGGAACTCCGGGGAGAAGAAAGACGGCGATGATCGGTACGGGGATGGGTTTCTGCTTGAGTCCGTTAGTGAGAGCTAAACCTTCTAACTGGAAAGGGAAACTTCCGCCGGAATTTGGATACGCCACCACAGGGGAGATGAAGTCTCCGGCGAGGCCTCACATTTCGACGGCGGCGTCTTTTTGCGCGAACCGGTCTAAGAAGCTTGTCGATTTAGGACGGGTTGATCCTCGCCgttga